TCCCTCAAACCCGCATTCGCTCGTGGAGCCTCCCTGGCACCAGCTCGATGTGTGACCATCTGCAACATTGACAACCCCACCCCCTCCTAGCGCACAATGATGCCTACCTTGATGAATGCGCTCTGGCTTGATTGTCTGATTCTCCGGGCTGCCTTAGGTAGGCCGCGGAGAGGGGATAGGCACTGAAGCTAGTTTGGCGCGGCTTTTGGCTGTCATAACGATCGCCGCTGAAAGCAGATCTAGTCTCGTCCAACCGTTCACCACCACGAAAGAGTAGAGGTTCTCATGAATGCAAGCGTCAGCATCTTGGCAGAAATCCCTGAAGATCTGCACGAGTCTCTTCAAGGCTATCTAGACAACCATCCAGAATGGGATCAAGATCGGGTGTTTTCCGCTGCTCTATCGCTGTTTTTGTTGCAGAATAGCCAAACCACCACTCCCGATGCCACGCGCTCCTATCGTCGGGCAGCCCGAGTTTACCTAGATACCCTCTTCAAACATGCCGTTTAGAGCTCTTGAGGTTCTTGGCTGGCATCCAATCCCCAAGAAAGCCGGGGGCTACTGACGCCATGACCTACCGGTTTACCATAAACCCGTCAGAAATTACCTATTCGACAAGCACCATCATCCATCAGTGCCAACGCCCAACCTCTGTCTCCAGAGCCGTCAGCACCGCTCCGGTTGAAACTGCCTAAACACAGGGTGATGGAAGCGTACCCTCCCACGGCAAGAGTCATGCC
The sequence above is drawn from the Candidatus Obscuribacterales bacterium genome and encodes:
- a CDS encoding DUF2811 domain-containing protein, producing the protein MNASVSILAEIPEDLHESLQGYLDNHPEWDQDRVFSAALSLFLLQNSQTTTPDATRSYRRAARVYLDTLFKHAV